In Megalops cyprinoides isolate fMegCyp1 chromosome 25, fMegCyp1.pri, whole genome shotgun sequence, a single window of DNA contains:
- the LOC118772048 gene encoding U6 snRNA-associated Sm-like protein LSm8 — MSTALESYINRTVAIITSDGRMIVGTLKGFDQTINLILDESHERVFSSTQGVEQVVLGLYIVRGDNVAVIGEIDEETDSALDLGNIRAEPLNSVVH, encoded by the exons ATGTCAACTGCACTTGAAAGTTACATCAACC GTACCGTGGCAATTATAACTTCGGACGGAAGGATGATTGTG GGAACACTTAAAGGATTTGATCAAACCATCAACTTGATCCTTGACGAGAGTCACGAAAGGGTTTTCAGTTCCACGCAAGGAGTTGAGCAAGTGGTGCTGGGCTTGTACATCGTCAGGGGAGACAACGT AGCGGTGATTGGAGAAATCGACGAGGAGACCGATTCTGCCCTGGACCTGGGAAACATTCGCGCTGAACCGCTTAACTCCGTAGTTCACTGA
- the zgc:77752 gene encoding protein tyrosine phosphatase domain-containing protein 1, translated as MTLQVPVPRPSYSQARENLVRAIPPQIICLLGCGGIDCRYEGPACWRPSQQAIRGLFSTWVTDDIVAMARPSTRLIKRYSIIEQFQQLNIKSLINMQLPGEHAHCGPPLEPESGFTYSPQTFMENEIFFYNFGMTDFGVSSLAGMLDGVKVLAFAVKEGKVAVHCHAGLGRTGVLIACYLVYTLRVSPSEAVHYVRIKRPRSIQTRAQINMVFDFARLLAPQLIQYPSVSRRHGAPFSLQQYLQRQDLLLHGEEARGLRNVPKIVYFLCGRLVTLALGQAPGPAVWAELQRRAAVLDLAATVRKTLVVKKFLPIHRDTGHSRNASVGSIATWDDPQGFLERKKEVLLNKRSYSDSDLSKIELFEVRCKINAKARGDSSPAFQGMSTRNCAEAKCRTKRTPGFPTFRSNAELRRNQSSSGPAVKSQAVAKAMAEQDPPGDDILQRVFLLQDELNGNECVWAILATELDPAVLSCLLWTWLEKLKEPVLKAEDVEALSSGVQEVKDLETLHKSQDHTISCILSCVSHVTSLCPQLESAVLYRVVRALTRCPQDDLKQYAVLVKLFKATVKGFRCHSTCTRAMGKTLKLKTVKKSK; from the exons ATGACTCTGCAAGTGCCAGTGCCGCGGCCCTCGTACTCGCAGGCCCGGGAGAACCTGGTGAGGGCCATCCCCCCACAGATCATCTGCCTGCTGGGCTGCGGAGGGATAGACTGCCGCTACGAGGGCCCGGCCTGCTGGAGGCCCAGCCAGCAGGCCATACGAGGCCTCTTCTCCACATG GGTGACTGATGATATTGTTGCCATGGCAAGACCTTCCACACGCCTTATCAAGAGGTACAGCATCATTGAACAGTTCCAACA ACTGAACATCAAGTCTCTGATCAATATGCAGCTGCCTGGGGAGCACGCTCACTGCGGACCCCCTCTGGAGCCAGAGAGCGGCTTCACCTACTCCCCCCAGACCTTCATGGAGAACGAGA TCTTCTTCTACAACTTTGGCATGACGGATTTTGGGGTGTCCTCCCTGGCGGGGATGCTGGATGGGGTGAAGGTGCTGGCGTTTGCTGTGAAAGAGGGGAAGGTGGCAGTGCACTGTCACGCCGGGCTGGGGAGGACAG GAGTGCTGATCGCCTGCTACCTGGTCTACACGCTGCGGGTGAGTCCCAGCGAGGCCGTTCACTATGTGCGGATCAAGCGGCCTCGCTCCATTCAGACGCGGGCTCAGATCAACATGGTGTTCGACTTCGCCCGCCTCCTGGCCCCCCAGCTGATCCAGTACCCCTCTGTGAGCCGCAGACACGGCGCCCCCTTCAGTCTGCAGCAGTACCTGCAGCGCCAGGACCTCCTGCTCCACGGGGAGGAGGCCCGGGGCCTGAGAAACGTGCCCAAGATCGTGTACTTCCTGTGCGGCCGGCTGGTGACGCTGGCTTTGGGCCAGGCCCCGGGCCCTGCCGTGTGGGCAGAACTGCAGAGGAGGGCGGCTGTGCTGGACCTGGCAGCGACTGTTAGAAAGACTCTGGTCGTCAAGAAGTTCCTGCCCATCCATCGGGACACGGGACATTCCCGAAATGCTTCTGTTGGCTCCATCGCGACCTGGGATGACCCCCAAGGCTTCCTGGAACGGAAGAAGGAGGTTCTCCTGAACAAGAGGAGCTACAGTGACTCTGACCTCAGCAAGATCGAGCTTTTTGAG GTGCGCTGCAAGATTAATGCAAAGGCAAGGGGGGATTCCTCCCCAGCCTTCCAGGGCATGAGCACTAGGAACTGTGCCGAGGCCAAGTGCAGGACCAAGAGGACACCGGGCTTTCCCACATTCAGATCCAACGCTGAG CTACGCAGAAACCAGAGTTCAAGTGGACCAGCTGTAAAATCCCAGGCCGTTGCCAAGGCCATGGCCGAGCAGGATCCCCCCGGGGACGACATTCTACAGAGGGTTTTCCTTCTGCAG GACGAGCTGAATGGGAATGAGTGTGTCTGGGCTATACTGGCCACAGAGCTGGATCCCGCAGTGCTCAGCTGTCTGCTGTGGACGTGGCTGGAGAAACTAAAG GAACCTGTTCTTAAAGCTGAGGATGTAGAGGCGTTGAGCTCAGGTGTGCAGGAGGTTAAAGATCTTGAGACTCTGCATAAG TCTCAGGACCACACCATCTCCTGCATTCTGAGCTGTGTTAGTCATGTGACCAGCCTGTGCCCCCAGCTGGAGTCAGCCGTGCTGTATCGGGTGGTCCGCGCTCTGACCAGG TGTCCACAGGATGACCTGAAGCAATACGCTGTGCTGGTAAAGCTCTTCAAGGCCACAGTTAAAGGGTTCCGCTGCCACAGTACCTGTACCAGAGCAATGGGTAAAACCTTAAAGCTCAAGACTGTCAAGAAGAGCAAGTAA
- the LOC118772068 gene encoding rab-like protein 2A: MAADAGGISELDQEKYDADERVKIICLGDSAVGKSKLMERFLMDGYRPQQLSTYALTLYKYTTTIDGKAVLVDFWDTAGQERFQSMHPSYYHKAHACVMVFDVQRKITYKNLTNWYKELREYRPEIPCVVVANKIDADMKVTQRNFNFAKKQGLPLYYVSAADGTNVVKLFKDAIKLALSYKQNSSDFMDEVMRELENFELEQNQDSSDREEDVIKEEKAKVT, translated from the exons ATGGCTGCGGACGCGGGCGGAATTTCCGAACTGGACCAGGAGAAATACGACGCAGACGAGCGAGTAAAGATCATCTGCCTCGGAGACAGCGCAGTTGGCAAATCCAA GTTAATGGAAAGATTCCTAATGGATGGATA TCGTCCCCAACAGCTGTCCACCTACGCACTGACACTTTACAAGTACACAACCACAATCGATGGGAAAGCAGTACTAGTAG ACTTCTGGGACACGGCCGGACAGGAGCGCTTTCAGAGCATGCACCCCTCCTACTACCACAAGGCCCATGCCTGCGTGATG GTCTTTGATGTCCAGAGGAAGATTACGTATAAAAATCTAACAAACTGGTACAAAGAACTGAGAGAATATCGCCCAGAGATCCCATGCGTAGTAGTTGCAAACAAAATAGATG CTGACATGAAGGTTACCCAGAGAAACTTTAATTTTGCAAAGAAGCAGGGCTTACCTCTGTACTACGTGTCTGCTGCTGACGGGACCAATGTGGTCAAG CTGTTTAAAGATGCTATAAAGCTGGCATTGTCTTACAAGCAAAATTCAAGTGATTTCATGGATGAGGTGATGCGAGAACTTGAG AACTTTGAACTGGAACAAAACCAGGACtcttcagacagagaggaagatgtCATCAAAGAGGAGAAGGCCAAGGTGACATGA
- the si:ch73-252i11.1 gene encoding protein mono-ADP-ribosyltransferase PARP12, producing MAESAVIKVICANNGAMEYEDLVLDIGLNLSSEDGASNIVRNGDNFPVVNVNGKEQVIAKTKVRLCKARDCDGCNNLHLCKFFLYGVCKYRGRQGCRFGHNLRTEHNAQVLRDNNLHELDRRELCTLLLQNDNTLLPPVCFSYNKGTGEFGSCPDQQSCRRLHICERYLRGTCRSGVDCPRSHDFFEPHPLKTLQERGIPNELIGSMFSVYQNIQALKNNSSNTCVNHQTQGAKTSKTPADTPADTPRTPEKTEICMYYIRGTCRHGDRCWKVHSKLPYLWQVRDEKGWSDIANSEEIERDFCDPANVYSGGSPPVHFDTMTRGSAQVRRISTVSSVVQPTFILTTEWAWYWQDEYGNWIQYASSTGGRSASTICSAELEQRYQQDSSALVEFRAGSQTYELSFKDMIQKNKQYNTKKVVRRRPVFVSSVDAQTVRTSKKGPVNRAANFKALPGHWDKSVTPDTGYKKVPLERSTTEFKEILALFRKSMLGFSIRQIERIQNKALWEVFQWQRDLMRKNNGGKNVTEKLLFHGTDSKHNDAICLQNFDWRICGTHGTAYGKGSYFARDAKYSHSYTSSVGMRTMFVCRVLVGNYTKGNSSYLRPPSKDGGDTIFYDSCVDDVYDPSIFVVFEKHQIYPEYLIQYYDDVPVSPVHNYYVPPPPRPTPRPKPQPAPAYSPPIASVPPRSTASDSDSLCVIS from the exons ATGGCAGAATCCGCCGTAATAAAAGTGATATGCGCCAACAATGGGGCGATGGAATATGAGGATTTGGTGCTGGATATTGGACTGAACCTTTCAAGCGAGGACGGGGCTTCAAACATCGTAAGAAATGGCGACAATTTCCCTGTCGTTAATGTAAACGGAAAGGAACAAGTCATTGCTAAAACCAAAGTCAGATTATGTAAAGCCAGAGACTGCGATGGCTGTAACAATTTACACCTGTGCAAATTCTTCCTCTATGGAGTCTGCAAATACAGAGGACG ACAGGGGTGTCGCTTCGGCCATAACCTGCGCACAGAGCACAACGCCCAGGTCCTGAGAGACAATAACCTGCATGAGCTGGATAGGAGGGAGCTGTGCACGTTACTGCTACAGAACGACAACACCCTCCTGCCCCCT GTGTGCTTCTCATACAACAAAGGCACAGGAGAGTTCGGCAGCTGCCCTGAtcagcagagctgcaggagactgCACATCTGTGAGCGCTACCTCAGAGGCACCTGCAGGTCAGGGGTGGACTGCCCCAGGTCACATGACTTCTTTGAGCCCCACCCACTGAAaaccctgcaggagagaggaatCCCCAATGAGCTGATCGGTTCCATGTTCTCCGTCTACCAGAACATACAGGCCCTgaagaacaacagcagcaacacatGTGTAAATCATCAAACACAGGGAGCAAAAACCAGCAAGACTCCCGCAGACACGCCCGCAGACACACCCAGGACGCCAG AGAAAACGGAGATATGCATGTACTACATCCGAGGCACCTGCAGGCATGGAG ACAGGTGCTGGAAGGTGCACTCAAAGCTGCCGTACTTGTGGCAGGTGAGAGATGAGAAAGGATGGTCAGATATAGCCAACAGCGAGGAGATTGAGAGAGACTTCTGTGACCCGGCCAACGTGTACAG TGGAGGATCCCCACCTGTGCACTTTGACACCATGACCCGCGGATCGGCCCAGGTGAGGCGTATCTCCACCGTTTCCTCTGTGGTTCAGCCCACCTTCATCCTCACCACAGAGTGGGCCTGGTACTGGCAGGACGAGTACGGGAACTGGATCCAGTACGCATCATCG ACAGGGGGGCGCAGCGCCTCCACCATCTGCAGTGCGGAGCTGGAACAGAGGTACCAGCAGGACAGCAGCGCACTGGTGGAGTTCAGAGCAGGCTCACAGACCTATGAACTCAGTTTCAAAG ACATGATACAGAAAAACAAGCAGTACAACACCAAGAAAGTAGTCAGGAGGCGGCCTGTGTTCGTCTCTTCAGTGGATGCACAGACCGTCAGAACCAG CAAAAAAGGTCCCGTCAACCGAGCTGCTAATTTCAAAGCTTTGCCAGGACACTGGGACAAGTCTGTGACACCGGATACTGGGTACAag AAAGTGCCCTTGGAGCGCTCAACAACTGAGTTCAAGGAAATTCTGGCGCTTTTCCGAAAGTCCATGTTAGGGTTCAGTATTCGCCAAATAGAGAGAATCCAAAACAAGGCCCTGTGGGAGGTGTTTCAGTG GCAAAGAGACCTGATGAGGAAGAATAATGGTGGGAAAAACGTCACAGAGAAGCTGCTTTTCCACGGCACTGACAGCAAACACAACGATGCCATTTGCCTGCAGAACTTTGACTGGAGGATCTGTGGAACGCATGGGACGGCTTATGGGAAGG GAAGTTACTTTGCCAGAGATGCCAAGTACTCTCACAGCTACACCAGCTCTGTTGGAATGAGGACCATGTTTGTCTGCCGGGTGCTGGTCGGGAACTACACGAAGGGAAACTCCAGTTACCTTCGCCCTCCCTCGAAAGATGGCGGAGACACCATTTTCTATGACAGCTGTGTGGATGATGTCTACGACCCCTCGATATTTGTGGTGTTTGAAAAGCACCAGATATACCCCGAGTACCTCATTCAGTACTATGATGATGTGCCGGTTTCACCTGTACATAACTACTATGTCCCGCCCCCACCGAGGCCGACGCCCAGGCCGAAACCCCAGCCTGCACCAGCATACTCCCCCCCCATAGCAAGTGTGCCCCCCAGATCCACTGCCTCTGATTCAGACAGTTTATGTGTCATTAGTTAA